The Hermetia illucens chromosome 2, iHerIll2.2.curated.20191125, whole genome shotgun sequence genomic interval GCTGAAAAACTCTCCGGACACCATTTAATAATCGAATTCTATTTGTTACAGGTGCAATCGACAAAGACAAGAATCTCAGATAGTTTTAAATATATGCTAAATGAGGGTggtattagaagcttttggagAGGCAACGGTATTAATGTTTTGAAAATTGCACCAGAATCGGCTATTAAATTTGCTGCATATGAACAATTCAAGCGTTTCTTGCGAGGAAATGATAAACGCCAGATGTCGATATATGAGCGCTTTGTAGCGGGAGCAGTCGCAGGCGGCGTTAGCCAGACGGTTATATATCCCCTAGAAGTGCTTAAAACCAGATTAGCTCTACGAAAGACAGGTCAATACAAAGGCATTCTTGATGCAATGGTTAAGATTTACCGCTATGAGGGCATGCGAAGCTTCTATCGCGGCTACATTCCAAATATGTTGGGTATAGTACCGTATGCTGGTATCGATTTGGCTGTCTATGAAACGCTTAAACGAAAATATCTGAGTACGCATAATACGACGCAACCGAACATTCTAGTATTGCTGGCGTGCGGAAGTGCATCGAGCACTTTGGGACAAGTGTGTTCTTATCCTTTGGCATTAGTTCGGACGCGACTACAAGCACAAGGTAATTATGTTTTTTCTGAATTAGATTTCGAATTTTACACTAAAAAACCCCAGCATTATCTCCAATGGGTATTATTCAAATACAT includes:
- the LOC119647454 gene encoding calcium-binding mitochondrial carrier protein SCaMC-2 isoform X2, producing the protein MQEVHKPKISNAKRKRIFQPRRTVQLATGYGDPQNSSNAELVDYLDIGEDLNVPDDFTQSEMQTGMWWRHLAAGGIAGAVSRTCTAPLDRIKVFLQVQSTKTRISDSFKYMLNEGGIRSFWRGNGINVLKIAPESAIKFAAYEQFKRFLRGNDKRQMSIYERFVAGAVAGGVSQTVIYPLEVLKTRLALRKTGQYKGILDAMVKIYRYEGMRSFYRGYIPNMLGIVPYAGIDLAVYETLKRKYLSTHNTTQPNILVLLACGSASSTLGQVCSYPLALVRTRLQAQVVVNGLAMQSHNTMRGIFSHILRTEGISGLYRGITPNFIKVLPAVSISYVVYEYSSRGLGVNMT
- the LOC119647454 gene encoding calcium-binding mitochondrial carrier protein SCaMC-2 isoform X3 — its product is MEQHSNQVAIAGDILEDLVIVFRQIFKRYLDIGEDLNVPDDFTQSEMQTGMWWRHLAAGGIAGAVSRTCTAPLDRIKVFLQVQSTKTRISDSFKYMLNEGGIRSFWRGNGINVLKIAPESAIKFAAYEQFKRFLRGNDKRQMSIYERFVAGAVAGGVSQTVIYPLEVLKTRLALRKTGQYKGILDAMVKIYRYEGMRSFYRGYIPNMLGIVPYAGIDLAVYETLKRKYLSTHNTTQPNILVLLACGSASSTLGQVCSYPLALVRTRLQAQVVVNGLAMQSHNTMRGIFSHILRTEGISGLYRGITPNFIKVLPAVSISYVVYEYSSRGLGVNMT